A segment of the Carya illinoinensis cultivar Pawnee chromosome 1, C.illinoinensisPawnee_v1, whole genome shotgun sequence genome:
tttcgtaaccaatcgttgcgtcttgcaagtttgattatttattttaaagtatttgattcatttcataatctttataattgagatctaactaatttgttcaaggaaattggtagacaatttcgtagttttataggggtacattgggaatttcaagATGCAACCTGAAAAGGAGAAAGATAGTTGAAGATGTCACCTGCCAATTGTGTTCTGCAGGTAGTGAAAACACTGCACATGCTCTTAAACAATGTCAGATGCTTACTGAAATCTGGTATCAACAGTTTCCTCAAGTCATGAATGCAGGACCACATGAGGACTTTAGAGAGATGGTAGTTCGAGTACAAGGTAATCACTGTCAAGAGGAGTTGGAGCGATTGTTTATGATTGCTTGGGCATGctggtatagaagaaatcagTGGGTGTTTGAGGAAAAACAATTGGAATCAGCAGAGGTAATCAACCATGCTCTTTGCTTGCTTATGGCTTATAAGGCAACTAAACACACTAATCATAATGGCATTCAGAGAGTGACCAAGTGGCAATTGTCTCCACAAGGGACGACAAAGCTTAATGTGGATGGAGCAATATTTCATGCTGATGGCAGTGCTGGGGTTGGTCTTATTCTCAGAGATTGGGAAGGAAAGGTGATACTGGCTGTAAGTAAAAAAGAGGCAGCAGTGATGGAGCCTTTAGAGATCGAACTAATAGCTATACTCAGAGGACTACAATTCTGCATCCCTCTTGGATTGCAGGCTTTAACCATTGAGACAGATTCTTTGATTTTAGCTCAAGAGTTATCAAAACCTAAGCTGGCCAATGCTATGTTTAGAAATATAGTGACAGATATAAAGCAGCTGCAAACTAGAATACCAATTTGCTCGATTGTGCATGTTAATAGGGAAGCAAATGAATAAGCACATAAACTAGCAAGGTTTGCAAGAAATGTAACTGACACAAGTGTTTGGTGGGAGTCTGTTCCCCCTAGTGTTGAGCAAGTCCTATGGACTGATTTAGTTTTGTAATACTATTTTGATTATGAATGAAAGTgattttcctataaaaaaaaaaagggatactCTATCTGCATATCGGAAACTCTCATCTCGAGCCTTTTTACAGAAACCATGAGAAGCAATTTGCAGCAGGCGATTTAGCCCGAATCATTAAGCAAGTAAGTCCATTGCCCTTCGCTTGTTAAAAAACACTAAGACAGCATGGCCATTTAATTGACCTTTCTTCTTTTATGCTTTCTTTTGTGATTTTCTTCCTCTAACATACTAAAACATTGGGCCAGTTTTTTCCTTTCAGCAAAGCCtaatgaaagaaaacaacagtTTACATTGCTTAGCATCTTTACTTTTTACTGTTCACTTTAAATGGTTCTATTCATC
Coding sequences within it:
- the LOC122293837 gene encoding uncharacterized protein LOC122293837, with amino-acid sequence MDSFTAKWEASQSKLEQQLAAVRSDCVQANDRLVQLSLDVQHIMIQFGSENTAHALKQCQMLTEIWYQQFPQVMNAGPHEDFREMVVRVQGNHCQEELERLFMIAWACWYRRNQWVFEEKQLESAEVINHALCLLMAYKATKHTNHNGIQRVTKWQLSPQGTTKLNVDGAIFHADGSAGVGLILRDWEGKVILAVSKKEAAVMEPLEIELIAILRGLQFCIPLGLQALTIETDSLILAQELSKPKLANAMFRNIVTDIKQLQTRIPICSIVHVNREANE